AGAAAAGAACCAACTCGTCGGGAGTCAGGTTTCCCGTGTCTGGATTGTCCCCAGCCACCTTCCTCAAGGCGAGAAGCGCGATCTTCCTCTGCCTTAGCTCGTATACCCTCTTCGACTTGTCGATGGCCTTCTTGAGCTGGTCGTTGAGCATCATGCTGGCCTGGGACATCGGGTTCATGGCGATCTCGCGCTCGCTCTCCTTCCTCAGAGTCTTGATGTAGGCGCTCATCTTGTCATATAGGGCGGGATCGGCCTTTGTCAGCTGAGAGGACTTGTTCTCCTGTCTGAAAAGACCCATGATGTCCTCGTAGGTCATATCCCCCCTCTCAGCGGCCATCAAATCAAGCATACATCATTAACGTATTTAGTGCTTGTGCGCTGCAGTCAGTGAAGCAGCAACTATTATGACAGCTTGTCATTACTGCCTGAGGACAAACGATGGCCTCGACCAGCTTCTTGAGACCACTACGCTCGGGATGCGCACTCGTCGTGGACGCGTCTCCGGGAGCGCAGAAGACCGAGATCGTTGGAGTCAACGAGTGGCGAGGTACGCTCCAGATCAAGATCGCTGCTGAACCAAGAGAGGGAGCGGCCAATGAAGAGCTAGTGAGATTCGTTGCTGAGAGGCTGGGCGTCCCGAAGGGGGCAATCAAGATCCTCAAAGGGCAGAAGTCCACTCACAAAGTGCTTCTGTTGCCTGTATCCGCTGAG
This region of Candidatus Thermoplasmatota archaeon genomic DNA includes:
- a CDS encoding YggU family protein, with translation MASTSFLRPLRSGCALVVDASPGAQKTEIVGVNEWRGTLQIKIAAEPREGAANEELVRFVAERLGVPKGAIKILKGQKSTHKVLLLPVSAEKAATLVERD